One genomic window of Undibacterium cyanobacteriorum includes the following:
- a CDS encoding response regulator: protein MKTFRLKLFLPLAVGLLVLLPALLITWFSYRSAQRTAVEAAHGVMIQASLRASDAADNDLAEPSRLMDFFSSYGDAVGGEPDPRNFTSMDRFEEVAWGAMRGMRLVKFVSYAPISGGYRAIDVYEDDALPQVLVQNPNEARRTHYRSTKPLDRRQNDGTDRTEYIPQQRPWFAAALAAADKDGRGVDRRAWTDVYPSFSRNQLQIGHTIVVRNEKREIAGVLALDVAFRSLSESLQNLQISPNAIAFIVDKNGAIVASSTKEDIVGSIEVPRILAENANTSLIRDAMRNLPEAMRLSRKDADLLASKKLSNKPSQDKRCPPQSACVNFDFMQGDQLILAHALRLNQSGVNSNNSRRADVNFPDWRLVIAAPAEDFSYVIRERSQRTVALAIALAAVASVFAIWFARRLNSSISAIAAATVRLGQGNLERDFLKTNFAEFRQISNELENTAEVLQQARNDLLAQNALLEERVSERTKDLEHQTEQALQAANAKAAFLATMSHEIRTPMNGVIGMTDLLSGTELSAEQRDYVDTIRSSGDALLTIINDILDFSKIESGKMSLEREPLSVQTVIEESFALVAGSANQKDLELLYEIEDAVPHLILGDVTRVRQIVLNLVSNAVKFTERGEVMVSVKMQERPRGSQLLIEVRDSGIGIPEDRIDSLFAAFTQIDAATTRKYGGTGLGLAISKRLAGLMGGDIELRSELGRGSCFTVSIDAHPVSEQESQITLSSEALSAKAVLLIDDHAEALRIYRQRLESWGMQVQSVQTMPQLDEVLQAGHDFDVVMIDSHMPAIDGIVLGKRLKQTTQLQNTPFIMCGKHIDSREQSTQDVFDHYLLKPVKEQGLLDALRALLIDTDDTEPSPSTNASTVGMQSLGQKFPQKMLIVDDNPTNRKVASMMLERLGYQARTVNDGREAVDAVMAAESARMGYDIVWMDLHMPNLDGLDATKIIRRAAITQPSIIAMTAAAMHGDREMCLQAGMDDYVSKPLEASQLQRALEAHLKRRGIDLKTEETKEETKEEISAARAEKEDGLAEPATLSLYFDPNRFMAFCEGNPSYRTTFIGLIKNMIAKGESQYLQGREAWSAGNIDEAARAFHTMRGSLGTLGATAFVGVSRELEGALKANDAQTEEGQQRVEKLFLEIKQVLDLTISEAQAWLNQQVD, encoded by the coding sequence GTGAAAACATTTCGCCTTAAACTATTTTTACCACTCGCAGTGGGCTTGTTGGTTCTATTGCCCGCTCTGTTGATCACGTGGTTTTCCTATCGCTCGGCTCAGCGCACAGCGGTTGAGGCCGCGCATGGTGTGATGATACAAGCGAGCTTGCGTGCCAGCGATGCGGCAGATAATGATTTGGCAGAGCCCAGCCGTTTGATGGATTTTTTCTCGAGCTATGGTGATGCCGTCGGCGGTGAACCCGATCCGCGTAATTTCACCTCCATGGATCGCTTCGAGGAAGTAGCTTGGGGCGCCATGCGAGGCATGCGCCTTGTTAAATTCGTTTCCTATGCGCCGATCAGTGGCGGTTATCGGGCAATCGATGTCTATGAGGATGATGCCCTGCCACAGGTTTTGGTGCAAAACCCTAACGAAGCACGTCGCACGCATTATCGAAGCACGAAACCGCTTGATCGTCGCCAAAATGACGGTACTGATAGAACCGAATACATTCCGCAGCAACGGCCGTGGTTTGCCGCCGCCTTAGCTGCCGCGGACAAAGATGGGCGCGGCGTCGATCGACGTGCTTGGACGGACGTGTATCCATCGTTCTCCCGCAATCAATTACAAATCGGCCACACCATTGTGGTTCGCAACGAAAAGCGTGAGATCGCCGGTGTGCTTGCACTCGATGTGGCATTTCGCTCTTTGAGTGAATCCCTGCAAAATCTGCAAATTAGTCCGAATGCGATTGCCTTTATTGTAGATAAGAATGGTGCGATCGTTGCCTCATCGACTAAAGAAGATATTGTTGGATCGATTGAGGTTCCGCGCATCTTGGCGGAGAACGCGAATACTTCTCTGATTCGCGATGCGATGCGCAATCTTCCCGAAGCAATGCGTCTTTCGCGCAAGGATGCCGATCTCCTCGCATCAAAAAAGTTATCTAACAAACCTAGTCAAGATAAGCGGTGCCCGCCCCAGAGTGCCTGCGTCAACTTCGATTTTATGCAGGGCGATCAATTGATCTTGGCCCATGCTTTACGTTTGAATCAGAGCGGCGTAAATAGCAATAATAGTCGACGTGCCGATGTCAATTTTCCTGATTGGCGTTTGGTGATCGCAGCTCCAGCAGAGGATTTTAGTTATGTGATTCGTGAACGTAGTCAGCGCACGGTTGCCTTGGCGATTGCGCTTGCTGCAGTGGCTTCTGTTTTTGCGATTTGGTTCGCGCGCCGTTTGAATTCGAGCATTAGTGCGATCGCGGCGGCTACTGTGCGGCTCGGACAGGGAAACTTGGAACGAGATTTTCTGAAGACCAATTTCGCTGAGTTCCGTCAAATCAGTAATGAATTGGAAAATACCGCAGAGGTTTTGCAGCAAGCACGTAATGATCTTCTCGCACAAAATGCATTGTTAGAAGAGCGGGTCTCAGAGCGCACCAAAGATCTTGAGCATCAAACCGAACAAGCTCTGCAAGCGGCGAATGCAAAAGCTGCATTCTTGGCGACCATGAGCCATGAGATTCGGACGCCTATGAATGGCGTGATCGGTATGACGGATCTTTTGAGCGGCACTGAGCTCAGTGCCGAGCAACGTGATTATGTCGATACGATACGAAGCTCTGGCGATGCGCTACTGACGATTATCAATGACATTCTTGATTTCTCTAAGATCGAATCAGGAAAAATGAGCTTAGAGCGCGAACCACTCTCAGTGCAAACCGTGATCGAAGAAAGCTTCGCATTGGTTGCAGGTAGCGCCAACCAAAAAGATTTAGAGCTTCTGTACGAGATCGAGGATGCTGTGCCACATTTGATCCTTGGTGATGTCACGAGAGTGCGGCAGATTGTCTTGAATTTGGTGAGTAACGCCGTGAAGTTCACCGAACGTGGTGAGGTCATGGTCAGCGTGAAAATGCAAGAACGCCCTAGAGGTAGTCAACTGTTGATTGAGGTGCGTGATTCTGGCATCGGCATTCCTGAGGATAGAATTGACAGTTTATTTGCAGCGTTCACGCAGATTGATGCTGCAACCACGCGTAAATATGGTGGCACCGGATTGGGGCTCGCTATCAGCAAGCGACTCGCTGGTTTAATGGGTGGGGATATTGAGTTACGTAGCGAGTTGGGTAGAGGCAGTTGCTTTACGGTGAGCATTGATGCACATCCGGTCAGCGAGCAAGAAAGTCAAATCACTCTGAGTAGCGAAGCTTTGAGCGCGAAGGCTGTGCTGTTAATCGATGATCATGCGGAAGCATTGCGCATTTACCGTCAACGCTTAGAGTCATGGGGCATGCAGGTGCAGAGCGTGCAGACGATGCCGCAACTGGATGAGGTGCTACAAGCCGGGCATGACTTTGATGTGGTGATGATCGATTCTCATATGCCAGCCATCGATGGCATCGTATTGGGGAAACGTCTCAAGCAAACTACGCAGTTGCAAAATACGCCCTTCATTATGTGCGGTAAACATATTGATAGTCGGGAACAATCGACGCAAGATGTGTTTGATCATTATTTGTTGAAACCCGTTAAAGAGCAGGGTTTATTAGATGCTTTGCGAGCCTTGCTGATCGATACAGACGATACCGAGCCTAGTCCAAGCACGAATGCAAGCACCGTGGGCATGCAAAGCTTAGGACAGAAGTTCCCGCAAAAAATGTTGATCGTTGATGATAATCCGACCAATCGTAAAGTGGCGAGCATGATGTTGGAGCGGCTCGGATATCAGGCACGTACCGTCAACGATGGACGTGAAGCAGTCGACGCTGTGATGGCAGCTGAGTCCGCGCGGATGGGCTATGACATCGTGTGGATGGACCTTCATATGCCGAACTTGGATGGCTTGGATGCCACCAAGATTATTCGTCGGGCCGCCATCACGCAGCCAAGTATTATTGCAATGACGGCAGCGGCCATGCATGGTGATCGTGAAATGTGCTTGCAGGCCGGGATGGATGACTACGTCAGCAAACCACTTGAGGCAAGTCAATTGCAACGGGCCTTAGAAGCCCATCTGAAACGACGTGGTATTGATCTCAAGACGGAAGAAACTAAAGAAGAAACGAAAGAAGAAATTTCGGCGGCAAGGGCAGAGAAAGAGGATGGACTAGCGGAGCCAGCGACGCTTTCTCTGTATTTTGATCCGAATCGCTTCATGGCATTTTGTGAGGGCAACCCTAGCTATCGCACGACATTTATCGGTTTGATCAAGAATATGATTGCCAAAGGTGAGTCGCAATACCTTCAAGGGCGGGAAGCATGGAGTGCCGGCAACATCGATGAAGCGGCACGCGCTTTTCACACGATGCGCGGTTCATTGGGAACATTGGGAGCGACAGCTTTTGTTGGTGTTTCGCGCGAATTGGAAGGCGCATTGAAGGCGAATGATGCGCAAACGGAGGAAGGGCAGCAGAGGGTAGAAAAGTTATTTCTCGAAATCAAACAAGTGCTCGACTTAACCATTTCCGAGGCGCAAGCTTGGCTCAATCAGCAAGTTGATTGA
- a CDS encoding DUF2785 domain-containing protein, whose product MLAQFTNKLKPSSLHRLPHILLSMSCLILSALSSPSYAQSCPPAGYSEASLQELKQKQWELKGDIKGEIKHDLKVDAKRQQLAFALLSCLASPNPHLRDEIAFEALSFWMRNKLLDTATVRKISQKLLTQIADTQASPNADFSKPFAALTLAEVVRVDRLQAFMTEQERSDMVNAAAQFLSGVKDYRGFDEKEGWRHGVAHGADWMLQLALNPQLKAEQHQVILQALATQINNEQHFYIFGEPERMMAPVFFLALRSPLDDAAWQAWFEKLIQGSTNAAPMNTQASLARRHNLKAFLQALYVNVHESKQERIKEKLQPLIVSSLKKLN is encoded by the coding sequence ATGTTGGCGCAATTCACAAATAAATTGAAACCAAGCTCCCTGCATCGTCTTCCGCACATCTTGCTCTCAATGAGCTGCCTGATTCTCAGTGCTTTGAGTTCTCCAAGCTATGCCCAATCATGCCCTCCTGCTGGTTATAGTGAAGCTTCCTTACAAGAGCTCAAGCAGAAACAATGGGAACTCAAGGGCGATATCAAAGGCGAAATAAAGCACGACCTTAAAGTCGACGCGAAACGGCAACAGCTCGCGTTCGCTTTACTATCCTGCTTAGCCTCACCCAACCCGCATTTACGTGACGAAATCGCTTTTGAAGCACTGTCGTTTTGGATGCGCAATAAGTTACTCGATACAGCTACCGTCCGAAAAATTTCACAGAAACTTCTCACACAAATTGCAGACACTCAAGCGTCGCCCAACGCTGACTTCAGCAAACCCTTCGCGGCTCTGACCTTAGCAGAAGTGGTGCGCGTTGATCGCTTACAAGCCTTCATGACCGAACAAGAGCGTAGCGACATGGTCAACGCGGCAGCGCAGTTTCTCAGTGGGGTCAAAGATTATCGTGGTTTCGATGAGAAAGAAGGCTGGCGTCATGGTGTCGCGCATGGAGCCGATTGGATGTTGCAACTGGCGCTCAATCCGCAGCTCAAGGCGGAACAGCATCAAGTAATCTTGCAGGCACTTGCCACGCAAATCAACAATGAACAGCACTTCTACATCTTTGGCGAGCCTGAACGCATGATGGCCCCGGTATTTTTTCTCGCATTACGGTCACCGCTCGACGATGCAGCATGGCAGGCGTGGTTTGAAAAATTAATACAAGGATCCACCAATGCCGCACCGATGAACACGCAAGCGAGTTTAGCAAGACGGCACAATCTCAAGGCCTTCTTGCAAGCTTTGTATGTCAATGTGCATGAAAGCAAACAAGAAAGAATCAAAGAAAAGTTGCAGCCCCTAATCGTTTCTAGCCTCAAAAAATTGAACTAA
- a CDS encoding M1 family metallopeptidase: MKTQFPRNQMMLSLAMALASGGVQAQSADQTLPSPSQPTAFTMSSGTERTQEQLAVIFEHADLSLKIDPATRSITGKAILKFKAKSNLTRLVVELDKNLPIDAVRVNAVDIPMSAVSNPEGRLSVQLPQTLKTGEVADLEIRYHGVPRIAQRAPWDGGFVWTKTPTGEPWIASAVQGEGCDLFWPCIDHPMGKPNAMSLHFSVPAPLVVAANGISKGMEEKDGWRTYHWLARMPSTYGISINVGPYSLMEGQYKSRFGNTIPLKMWYLPANKAKAEGLFAEFAPMLDFFESRIGPYPFGDEKMGVVETPHLGMEHQTVNAYGNEFIKSPHGYDWLLHHEFSHEWFGNQLTNENWDDFWLHEGFGSYMQPLYLQYLRGERDYQVGLFEQRNRIVNKFPVVTGHSMSEHEVSNGPGNDVYFKGSLMLHTLRSQIGDELFFKSIRQLVYGRDDPKPGNFQPRYSTTKEYISIVNKLTGKDWSWFFKSYLMNPSLPKLVSTREAHRLLLQWQVADGTEFPLPVEVSVNGKVHRVAMKQGKGELSLPVNVVYTIDPGSKILRDEARIEEWRSDVIARRKSSK, encoded by the coding sequence ATGAAAACTCAGTTCCCTCGTAATCAAATGATGCTCTCGCTCGCGATGGCTCTCGCAAGTGGAGGTGTACAAGCACAGTCTGCTGACCAAACCTTGCCGTCGCCGTCTCAACCAACTGCGTTTACCATGAGTTCGGGAACAGAGAGAACCCAAGAGCAATTGGCGGTTATTTTCGAGCATGCCGATTTGAGCTTGAAAATCGATCCTGCGACGCGCAGTATCACGGGCAAAGCCATTTTGAAATTCAAGGCTAAGTCAAATTTGACGCGCTTGGTGGTTGAACTCGATAAGAATCTTCCTATCGATGCGGTGCGTGTCAATGCTGTTGATATTCCGATGTCGGCCGTGAGCAATCCCGAGGGGCGATTAAGCGTTCAATTGCCGCAGACCTTGAAAACTGGCGAGGTGGCAGATCTCGAGATCCGTTATCACGGCGTGCCTCGCATTGCCCAGCGTGCGCCTTGGGATGGCGGTTTCGTTTGGACTAAAACACCGACTGGCGAGCCATGGATTGCTTCGGCCGTACAAGGGGAAGGCTGCGACCTATTTTGGCCATGTATTGATCACCCCATGGGCAAACCAAATGCGATGAGTTTGCATTTTTCTGTGCCCGCTCCATTGGTCGTCGCCGCTAATGGCATCAGTAAAGGCATGGAAGAAAAAGACGGCTGGCGCACCTATCATTGGCTGGCTCGTATGCCTAGTACCTACGGGATCTCAATCAATGTTGGCCCCTATTCACTCATGGAAGGACAGTATAAAAGTCGGTTTGGGAATACGATTCCCTTGAAGATGTGGTATTTGCCAGCCAATAAAGCCAAAGCGGAAGGCCTATTTGCAGAGTTTGCACCGATGCTCGACTTTTTCGAAAGCCGAATTGGACCTTATCCCTTTGGTGATGAAAAAATGGGTGTGGTTGAGACACCGCATTTAGGTATGGAGCATCAAACTGTGAATGCCTACGGTAACGAGTTTATTAAATCACCCCATGGTTACGATTGGTTGCTGCATCATGAGTTTTCGCATGAATGGTTTGGCAATCAATTGACGAATGAGAATTGGGATGACTTCTGGTTGCATGAAGGCTTTGGGTCATATATGCAACCTTTGTATTTGCAATACTTGCGCGGTGAACGGGATTATCAGGTTGGTTTATTCGAACAGCGCAATCGCATCGTCAATAAATTCCCCGTGGTGACCGGCCATTCTATGAGTGAACATGAGGTCTCGAATGGACCTGGTAATGATGTGTACTTCAAAGGGTCTTTAATGCTACACACCCTTCGTTCACAGATTGGCGATGAACTATTTTTCAAATCGATTCGCCAGTTGGTATATGGCCGTGATGACCCCAAACCTGGCAACTTCCAGCCGCGTTATAGCACGACCAAAGAGTACATCAGCATTGTTAATAAACTCACTGGTAAAGATTGGTCTTGGTTCTTCAAATCCTATTTGATGAACCCGTCATTGCCAAAATTGGTGAGCACGCGCGAAGCGCATCGTTTGCTTTTGCAATGGCAGGTTGCTGATGGCACCGAATTTCCTTTGCCAGTGGAAGTCAGCGTGAATGGCAAAGTACACAGAGTGGCAATGAAGCAAGGGAAGGGCGAGTTGTCATTACCAGTCAATGTGGTTTATACCATCGATCCAGGTTCAAAAATTCTACGTGACGAAGCGCGCATCGAGGAGTGGCGCAGCGATGTCATAGCGCGTCGTAAATCCAGCAAATAG
- a CDS encoding peptidase U32 family protein yields the protein MSLRKNEIELLSPAKTVEIGREAILHGADAVYIGGPSFGARHNASNEVSEIAKLVEFAHRYHARIFVTLNTILHDSELEPARKLIHEFYDAGVDALIVQDMGIMELDIPPIQIHASTQCDIRTPAKAQFLGASGFSQLVLARELTLEQIRAVKAATETPLEYFVHGALCVAFSGQCYISHAKDGRSANRGDCSQACRLPYTLSDSQGRVVAYDKHLLSMKDNDQSANLEALIDAGIQSLKIEGRYKDMGYVKNITAHYRLLLDEILKRRPEYFRASSGQSQITFTPNVDKTFHRGHTTYFANGRLENIGAFDSPKFVGLHIGYVTQLGKDWFELETNDDLANGDGLNYMQKREVVGLQANVVERKGQNENGTIWRVFPNERMSELASLKVGMSVHRNRDQQWEMALTKKSADRKLGLWMKLTETGNGLQLDLNDADGVASSVQVSLQLEPAQQAEKAYAAIQEALAKLGNTMFYAEQIDVKLSQAWFIPTSVMNGLRRDAVAAHEQARVQQWQRPLRTAEQEPPAVYPETSLSYLANVYNEKARAFYQRHGVQLIAAAYEAHEEPGEVPLMITKHCLRFSFNLCPKQAKGVTGVQGQVRAEPMTLVSGDEKFTLKFDCKPCEMHVMGSMKPHIFKSAPPSTVEIPMVFHKTRP from the coding sequence ATGAGCTTGCGTAAGAACGAAATTGAATTATTGTCACCTGCGAAAACGGTGGAAATCGGTCGTGAGGCGATATTGCATGGCGCTGATGCCGTGTATATCGGAGGTCCTTCGTTTGGCGCGCGCCATAATGCCAGCAATGAAGTGAGTGAAATCGCCAAATTAGTCGAATTCGCACATCGCTACCATGCCCGCATTTTCGTGACATTGAATACGATCTTGCATGACAGCGAGCTGGAGCCCGCGCGCAAATTGATTCACGAGTTTTATGATGCAGGCGTCGATGCCTTGATCGTGCAAGACATGGGCATCATGGAACTCGATATTCCGCCGATTCAAATCCATGCGAGTACCCAGTGTGATATTCGTACGCCAGCCAAGGCGCAGTTTTTGGGCGCCTCCGGTTTTTCGCAATTAGTGTTGGCACGTGAGCTGACTTTGGAACAAATCCGCGCAGTAAAAGCAGCGACCGAAACGCCGCTCGAATACTTTGTGCATGGCGCTTTGTGCGTGGCATTTTCTGGCCAATGCTATATCTCGCACGCCAAAGATGGCCGTAGCGCTAATCGTGGCGATTGCTCACAAGCTTGTCGTTTGCCATACACCTTGAGTGATAGCCAAGGGCGCGTGGTGGCCTATGATAAGCATTTGCTGTCGATGAAAGACAATGATCAAAGCGCGAACTTGGAAGCGTTGATTGATGCCGGTATTCAATCCTTGAAGATTGAAGGGCGCTACAAAGACATGGGCTATGTGAAAAATATCACGGCGCATTATCGTTTATTGCTCGATGAGATTTTAAAGCGTCGACCTGAATATTTCCGAGCATCGAGTGGTCAATCGCAAATCACGTTCACGCCCAATGTCGATAAGACTTTTCACCGCGGTCATACGACTTACTTCGCCAATGGTCGTCTTGAGAATATCGGCGCCTTTGATTCCCCCAAATTCGTTGGCCTACATATTGGCTATGTCACGCAATTGGGTAAGGATTGGTTCGAACTCGAAACCAATGATGATTTGGCCAATGGCGACGGTTTAAATTACATGCAAAAACGCGAAGTCGTGGGTTTGCAAGCCAATGTGGTCGAGCGTAAAGGACAAAACGAAAACGGAACCATTTGGCGTGTATTCCCGAATGAGCGTATGTCGGAGCTGGCGAGCCTCAAAGTCGGTATGTCGGTACATCGTAATCGCGACCAGCAATGGGAAATGGCATTAACCAAGAAATCAGCTGATCGTAAATTGGGCTTGTGGATGAAGCTCACTGAAACTGGTAATGGCTTGCAATTAGACTTAAACGACGCTGATGGCGTTGCGAGTTCAGTGCAGGTGAGTTTGCAACTCGAGCCTGCTCAGCAAGCTGAGAAAGCCTATGCAGCGATTCAAGAAGCCTTGGCGAAGTTAGGCAATACCATGTTCTACGCAGAGCAAATTGATGTGAAGTTGTCACAAGCGTGGTTTATTCCAACTTCAGTGATGAATGGTCTACGTCGTGATGCAGTGGCTGCACACGAGCAAGCACGTGTGCAACAGTGGCAGCGTCCCCTACGGACTGCCGAGCAAGAACCGCCAGCGGTTTATCCAGAAACCAGCTTGAGCTATTTGGCCAATGTGTACAACGAAAAAGCACGCGCCTTTTATCAACGTCATGGTGTGCAATTAATTGCTGCGGCGTATGAGGCGCATGAAGAGCCAGGTGAAGTGCCATTGATGATTACCAAGCATTGCTTGCGGTTCTCGTTTAATCTCTGCCCTAAGCAAGCCAAAGGCGTGACTGGCGTGCAAGGGCAAGTCCGCGCCGAGCCGATGACGCTGGTCAGCGGCGATGAAAAATTCACGCTGAAGTTCGATTGCAAGCCCTGCGAAATGCATGTCATGGGCAGCATGAAACCACACATCTTCAAGTCAGCGCCACCAAGCACCGTGGAAATTCCTATGGTGTTTCATAAAACGCGACCGTAG
- a CDS encoding S9 family peptidase, giving the protein MLKHTFNLSLIATTIVTGIAANAYAGDGKLTLEMLYHPNERVNFNSAPLTRLSWDNQNRLIESKVNKGVAELFVVNPTTWEKTALTADGNILAILKAAKIDEKEAAKLADQLGARIKPENKAYIFTYKNDIWLLDLGANKARELTHTPEQKEDEALLSPDNKQVAYLKGNDMYVTDVATAKETRLTTGGSETVFNGRLDWVYQEEVYGRGDFRAFRWAPDSKKLAFLSFDETKVPVYTLSGDHAQPVKTDRTRYPKAGDPNPITKLGVVDLKGKVTWTHDPYPGKETLIVQVDWTPDGRLMASWQDRVQTWLDLRIYDAKYMSQAVVKETSPAWTERLPLPHFLKDGGFLWESSRTGHHHIYRYNKDFQLVNAITQGDWDVRAVHGVDEAKGRVLFAANERNPIGNDEYSIKLDGSEMKRLTEEKGTHMVRWNKTFTHFLDTWSSMTQTPKQALFTDAGAQVKLVDDHGLPAKYKELQLATMKHQQVKSRNGFLMESVLFLPPNFDATKKYPVYQHLYAGPMAPQVRDQWSTNLYYHFLAQQGYIVWVMDNQSASNKGVSSAWPIHKKLGQLELQDQLDGLDWLRQQGFADMDRIALNGWSYGGYFTSYAMTHTKAWKVGFVGAPVTDWRLYDSIYTERYMGLPKDNQEGYDKGSSLKAAKNLSGKILIMHGTMDDNVHPQNTIMFIDELAKGNKEYSLQLYPAQGHGVVDPWLNWSLQKAKWKFLQENL; this is encoded by the coding sequence ATGTTGAAACACACTTTTAATCTAAGTCTGATCGCCACCACGATCGTGACCGGTATCGCCGCCAATGCCTATGCTGGCGATGGCAAATTGACTTTGGAAATGCTTTATCATCCAAATGAGCGCGTCAATTTCAATTCCGCACCACTCACACGTTTATCTTGGGACAATCAAAATCGCTTGATCGAATCAAAAGTCAATAAAGGTGTAGCTGAGCTGTTCGTGGTGAATCCAACGACTTGGGAAAAAACTGCTTTAACAGCGGACGGCAATATTTTGGCCATCCTCAAAGCCGCGAAGATTGATGAAAAAGAGGCTGCGAAGTTGGCAGATCAACTCGGCGCTCGCATCAAACCGGAAAACAAAGCCTATATCTTCACCTATAAAAACGATATCTGGTTGCTCGACCTCGGGGCGAATAAAGCTCGCGAATTAACACATACACCAGAACAAAAAGAAGACGAGGCGCTGCTCTCTCCAGACAATAAGCAAGTAGCCTACCTCAAAGGCAACGACATGTACGTGACAGATGTCGCCACGGCAAAAGAAACACGCTTGACAACCGGTGGTAGCGAAACCGTCTTCAATGGTCGTTTGGATTGGGTGTATCAAGAAGAAGTCTATGGTCGCGGTGACTTCCGTGCCTTCCGTTGGGCACCTGACTCCAAAAAGTTAGCGTTCTTAAGCTTCGACGAAACTAAAGTGCCGGTTTACACTTTGTCAGGTGACCACGCGCAGCCTGTCAAGACAGATCGCACGCGTTATCCAAAAGCCGGTGATCCAAACCCAATCACCAAACTCGGCGTGGTTGATCTCAAAGGCAAAGTCACGTGGACACACGATCCTTATCCTGGCAAAGAAACTTTGATCGTCCAAGTTGATTGGACACCGGATGGCCGTTTGATGGCCTCATGGCAAGACCGCGTACAGACCTGGTTGGATTTGCGCATCTATGACGCCAAATACATGAGCCAAGCCGTGGTGAAAGAAACTAGCCCAGCATGGACCGAACGTTTGCCATTACCGCATTTCTTAAAGGATGGCGGCTTCCTGTGGGAATCCAGCCGCACCGGCCACCACCACATCTATCGCTACAACAAAGACTTCCAATTGGTCAACGCCATTACCCAAGGTGATTGGGATGTCCGCGCAGTGCATGGCGTCGATGAAGCCAAAGGTCGAGTCCTGTTCGCCGCCAATGAACGCAACCCGATTGGCAACGACGAGTACAGCATCAAACTCGACGGCAGCGAAATGAAGCGCTTGACCGAAGAAAAAGGTACGCACATGGTGCGTTGGAACAAAACCTTCACACACTTCCTCGATACTTGGTCGAGCATGACGCAAACACCAAAACAAGCGTTGTTCACCGATGCAGGCGCGCAAGTGAAATTGGTGGATGATCATGGTTTGCCAGCAAAGTACAAAGAGCTGCAATTGGCAACCATGAAGCATCAGCAAGTGAAATCACGCAATGGCTTCTTGATGGAAAGCGTTTTGTTCTTGCCACCGAATTTCGATGCCACGAAAAAATATCCGGTCTACCAACACTTGTATGCAGGTCCGATGGCACCGCAAGTACGTGATCAATGGAGCACGAACCTGTATTACCATTTCCTCGCGCAACAAGGTTACATCGTGTGGGTCATGGATAATCAAAGCGCCAGCAACAAAGGCGTTTCTAGTGCATGGCCGATTCACAAGAAGCTAGGTCAACTCGAATTACAAGATCAGCTAGATGGTTTGGATTGGTTGCGCCAGCAAGGCTTCGCCGACATGGATCGCATTGCATTGAACGGGTGGAGCTATGGTGGTTATTTCACATCTTACGCGATGACGCACACCAAGGCCTGGAAAGTCGGCTTCGTCGGTGCCCCAGTGACTGATTGGCGTTTGTACGACAGCATTTACACGGAACGCTACATGGGCTTACCGAAAGATAATCAAGAAGGTTACGACAAAGGTTCTTCTTTGAAAGCAGCGAAGAATTTGAGTGGCAAAATTTTGATTATGCATGGCACCATGGACGATAACGTGCATCCACAAAACACCATCATGTTCATCGATGAACTGGCCAAGGGTAATAAGGAATACAGCTTGCAACTCTACCCAGCACAAGGTCATGGCGTGGTGGATCCTTGGTTGAATTGGTCTTTGCAAAAAGCGAAATGGAAGTTCTTGCAAGAGAATCTGTAA
- a CDS encoding REP-associated tyrosine transposase produces the protein MKYRRVKQKGGTYFFTLVLADRSSRLLLTNIEYLREAIRKAKEKHPFDILAIVILPDHLHTIWQLPEGDSDYAMRWSLIKASFTRSIPRGETISQSRSKKRERGIWQRRYWEHLIVDEIDLENHMNYIHFNPVKHGHVLRASDWPFSSIHREISRGNILPDWSYLASDEGLQINE, from the coding sequence ATGAAATATCGTCGGGTGAAACAGAAAGGCGGTACCTACTTCTTTACTTTGGTATTAGCTGACCGATCGAGCCGACTGTTGCTAACAAATATCGAGTATCTTCGAGAAGCTATTCGCAAGGCAAAAGAAAAGCATCCTTTCGATATTCTCGCCATCGTTATTTTGCCGGATCACTTGCATACGATTTGGCAATTACCTGAGGGCGATTCTGACTATGCGATGCGGTGGTCACTCATCAAAGCATCATTTACCCGCTCAATTCCAAGAGGCGAAACAATTAGCCAGAGTCGAAGCAAAAAACGCGAACGCGGCATTTGGCAGCGTCGATATTGGGAACATCTCATCGTGGACGAAATTGATTTGGAAAACCACATGAACTACATTCACTTTAATCCTGTAAAACATGGACATGTGTTACGAGCCTCCGATTGGCCATTTTCATCAATTCATCGAGAGATCTCGCGTGGAAACATTCTCCCCGATTGGTCGTACCTTGCAAGCGATGAGGGGTTGCAAATAAACGAGTAA